TATTTACTATAAAGGAAAGCGAAAATGAGATTAAAAATTTGATAAAGTCCAGCACGCCTATAATAAGCAAGCGGTTTCGAGCTTTGCTTATTTTTAAACGATATGAGAAGACTGGCATATCAAAGCGGGAGGTTGCTGATGAGATTGGTGTCAATCATAATAGTATTCAAACATGGCGATCTGCTTATATATCCGGAGGAGTTGAACAACTAAAACTACATTCCAATACTGGGTACAAGCCAAGTCTAATTATTGGCAATCAAGCACAGGCTTTAGAAAAAAAATTACACGATCCAAGTAACGGCATTGTTGGATTTGTTGAA
The DNA window shown above is from Bacteroidota bacterium and carries:
- a CDS encoding helix-turn-helix domain-containing protein, coding for MSSPKLFTIKESENEIKNLIKSSTPIISKRFRALLIFKRYEKTGISKREVADEIGVNHNSIQTWRSAYISGGVEQLKLHSNTGYKPSLIIGNQAQALEKKLHDPSNGIVGFVELLDWFNKAFDTDINYKTFHGFVVRKFKAKIKVARKVHVKKDIEAVEAFKKTSIRSAKKLSQKTKKKIKQ